The segment GGGCATCGGCGAGAAGGAGATGTTCGCCGCGTCCGACGTGGCCGCGCTCGTCCGCTACACCCGTCAGGTCGTCCACCTGGAGGACGGCGAGCTGGCCGTGCTGAAGGCCGACGGCTTCCACACCTTCTCCAGCGACGCCCGCGAGACGGCCAAGGAGCCGTTGACCGTCGACTGGGACGCCGGGCACTACGACACCGGCGGCTACGAGCACTACCTGCTCAAGGAGATCTCCGAGCAGCCCGAGACGATGACCCGCACGATGAGCGGCCGCCTCGACGAGCGCTTCCACGTGGCCCACCTCGGCGGCCTGAACATGGACGCCCGCGAGACCCGCTCCTTCCGCCGGGTGAAGATCATCGGCTGTGGGTCGGCGTACTACTCGGGGCAGATCGGCGCGCAGCTCATCGAGGAGCTGGCTAGGATCCCCGCCGACGCCGAGCCCGCCAGCGAGTTCCGCTACCGCAATCCGGTCGTCGACCCCGACACGCTCTACGTCGCGATCAGCCAGTCGGGGGAGACGTACGACACGCTCGCCGCCGTGCAGGAGCTCAAGCGCAAGGGCGGCCGCGTCATCGGCATCGTCAACGCGGTCGGCAGCGCCATCGCGCGCGAGGTCGACGGCGGCATCTACCTGCACGCGGGGCCCGAGGTGTCGGTGGCCTCGACCAAGGCGTTCACCTCGACGTCGGTGGCGTTCGCACTGCTCGCGCTCCACCTGGGCAGGGTGCGTGACCTGTCGCCCGCCGACGGGCGGCGCATCGTGGAGGGCCTGCGCCGGCTGCCGGGGCAGATCGAGGAGATCCTCGCGCAGGGCGACAAGATCGCCGAGCTGGCGCAGAAGTACGCCAAGCACCCGAGCATGATGTTCGTGGGCCGCGTGCGCGGCTACCCGGTGGCCAGGGAGGGCGCGCAGAAGCTCAAGGAGATCTCGTACGTCCACGCCGAGGCGTACCCGGCCAGCGAGCTCAAGCACGGGCCGCTCGCGCTGATCGGCCCCGAGATGCCGACGGTCGCGATCGTCCCCGACGACGAGCTGCTCGACAAGAACCTCACCACGCTCGGCGAGATCCGCGCGCGCGGCGGCCAGGTGGTCATGGTCGGCCACCGCGAGCCCGACGCCAAGCTGGCCGACGACGTGATCGTGATCCCCAAGAACGAGATCGAGCTCGACCCGATCCTGCTCACGATCCCGTTGCAGCTGCTCGCCTACCATGCGGCGGTGGCGCTCGGCCGTGATGTGGACAAGCCGCGCAATCTAGCCAAGAGTGTCACGGTCGAATAAACAGGCCAATTTGGCTTCAAACCTCGTTATCTTGCTGCGGACGGCATAAATTCGATACGTGCGGCAGTTCGACCATGAGACGCCCAATCTCGCACGCATGTACGACTACATGCTCGGCGGGAAGGACAACTTCGCGGTCGACCGCCAGGCCATCGAGCAGCTCGCCGAGCTGATCCCGGAGGCGGTCCCGCTGGCCCGCGCGAACCGGGCGTTCCTCCAGCGTGCCGTGCGCTACGTCGCCGCCGACGGGGTACGCCAGTTCCTCGACCTGGGCAGCGGGCTGCCGACCCAGGGCAGCGCGCACGAGGTGGCGCCGGAGGCCAGGGTCGTCTACGTCGATCACGATCCGGTCGTCGCCGCCCACGCCAAGGCCCTGCTCGGACGTTCGAGCAGGGCCGCCTTCGTTCAGGCGGACCTCCTGGACGCCGACGCGGTGCTGGCCAAGGCGGGCGCGTTCCTGGATCTGCGCAGGCCGGTCGGGGTGCTGCTGGTGTCGATCCTGCACTTCCTGCCGGACTCGGCGGGGCCGCAGCGGGTGGTGGCCCGCCTGCGCGAGAGGCTGGCGCCGGGCAGCCACCTCGTGATCACCCATGCCACGTCGATGGGCCGTCTGGAGGACGAGCGGCGATACCGGGGCGCCTCCACGGAGGAGCCGGGTGCCGGCACCGACCGCACGCCCGCCGAGATCCGTGCGTTCTTCGGCGACTTCCCGCTGGAGCCGCCGGGGCTCGTACAGGCCGTCGACTGGCGACCCGACCGGCCCAAGCTGGTCGGCGACTGGTCGCTCCCGTCGTCGCTCATGGCCGGAGTCGGCAAGAAGCCACTCTGAGAGAAATGTGTATCTCTGCGTAAATTGCCAATAACTCCCTGTAAGTGATAGTTCGGGGGAGAGGCACATGCGCCGTCGACAGTTCTTCGCAGGAGGGCTGGCCGTGGCCGTGTGCGCGGTCGGCTGCGGTACGGAGCGCGCCCCCGGAGGCGCGGCCGGCCTGCGTGCCCGGTTCTCGATCAACCCGGAGGGGCGCCGGTGGGCGCGCGTCGGGCAGGTGTTCGCCGGCGCGGCCCGCGCGGCGGGGTACCAGCTCGGCGCCGGCACGAAGGTCACCCTGACCGGCCTGCCGGCCCTGGCCGCCGCCGAGGTGAACGGCCGCCAGGCCCTGCTCACCACGACGACCCCGCTGGCGCGGCTCAGCGGCGAGGTCGAGGTCGTGGTCGTGTCCGGCAAGTCCCGCTTCAGGGACTTCGAGGACTTCGGCGCCCACCTGGTCGCCAAGCCGGGCCAGACGCCGCTGGTGGGCGGGCCGCAGGGCGAGCCCGACCACCTGCTGTTCGGCCTCATCGCCAAGGGGCTCGGCGCGGACACCAGGCGGATGGACTACACCGGCTACCCCAGCAGCGAGGAGGCCGCCACCGCGCTGCTGTCCGGCAAGGCCACGGCCGCCGCCGGCCTGCTCGCCGACTGGCGCCCCGGCATCGGCGCGGGCCGGGTCAGGGCGCTCGCCGTCTCCACGGCCAGGCGGGTGCCGGACCTGGACACTCCGACGCTGCTGGAGTCCGGCGTACGGGTGGACTTCGCGGACTGGGTGGCGGCCTTCGGCCCCGAGGCCATGCCGGACGGGGCCCGCGAGGCGGCCATCCGCATGTGCGACGACGTCACCGGCTCGCCGGCCTGGGACGCGGCCTGCCGTTCCGAAGGGTGGATCTCGATCCCGCTGAGCGGCGAGGACTTCGAGCTCTGGCTGAGCACCGAGGTCGAGCGCACGCGCGCCGTGCTGCGGGATCTCGGACTGCTCGACAAGCCCTGAGCCACAACATCCTGGGTCAGTTGCGGGAACGGCTACTAGATGTAGGATCCTCCTCGTTGCTGGTTCGCCTCCACGGAGGCGGAGCAAAAGGGAACCCGGTGCGATTCCGGGGCTGCCCCGCAGCGGTGAGCGGGAACGACCGCCGTCATACGCACTGGAGTGATCTGGGAAGCGACGGCCAGTAGGAACGATTGTGCGCCCGCGAGCCCGAAGACCTGCCAGCGGCGTGCCGGGCTGCCCGTCCGGCATGAAGTGACCATGGCCTCGAGGGAGGGCCGGGGAGCGAACCGCGGCGGGTGCTGCCCGCCGCCGTGCTCTCGCGCGCCCTCACGGGGGACGAGCTCGCGAGGAGAGAGCACGTGACGCAGATCATCGGGATCGACCGCCGGCTGGCCATCGAGGAGGCCGCCGCCCGGGTCATCGCCGATCCGGCCAACTCCCGGGTCGCCGCCCGGCTGCTGGCCGAGGAGATCGCCGACGAGGCGGCCGCGCACGGGGTGCGGTCGTTCTCCGAGTCCATCGCCGCCACCCACGCGGCCGGGCTGATCCAGGACGGGCTGGCGGAGTTCGTCGCCGCGCACGCGCCGGAGCTGGACGCGCTGGTCGCCGCGGAGGCGGATGACCGGTTCGAGTACTTCGGGTTGCGCACCGTCTATGACCGCTACCTGCTGCGCCACCCCGAGACGCGGGCTGTGCTGGAGCGGCCGCAGCACTTCTTCCTCCGCGTGGCCTGCGGGCTGTCGGAGTCGGTCGAGGAGGCCGCCGAGCTCTACGCGCTCATGTCCACGCTGTCGTACCTGCCCAGCTCGCCCACGCTGTTCAACGCGGGCGCCCGCCGGCCGCAGCTCTCGTCGTGCTTCCTGCTCGACTCGCCGCGCGACGAGCTGGAGGCGATCTACGACAGGTACGGGCAGGTGGCCCGGCTGTCCAAGTACGCGGGAGGCATCGGCATCTCCTGGACCCGGGTGCGCTCGCGCGGCTCCCTGATCCGGGGCACGAACGGCCACTCCAACGGCATCGTCCCCTGGCTGCGCACGCTCGACGCGTCCGTCGCGGCGGTCAACCAGGGCGGGCGGCGCAAGGGCGCGGCCTGCGTCTACCTGGAGACCTGGCACGCCGACATCGAGGAGTTCCTGGAGCTGCGCGACAACACCGGCGAGGACGCCCGCCGCACCCACAACCTCAACCTGGCCAACTGGGTGCCCGACGAGTTCATGCGCCGGGTGGAGGCGGACGAGGTCTGGTCGCTGTTCGACCCGAAGGAGGTGCCCGACCTGACCGACCTGTACGGAGAGGCGTTCACGGCGGCGTACCGCGCCTATGAGGCCGCGGGGCGATATGTCCGGCAGATTCCGGCGAGGACGTT is part of the Nonomuraea helvata genome and harbors:
- the glmS gene encoding glutamine--fructose-6-phosphate transaminase (isomerizing), with product MCGIVAYVGPREAAPILLEGMQRLEYRGYDSAGVVVSNRGLKVRKVKGRVADLAKVMPARFKGTLGIGHTRWATHGVPSDENAHPHLSADERIAVVHNGIIENAGELRAKLQADGVEFASDTDTEVLAHLIARAVDENDTLEEAVRKTLKSIVGTYGIAVIDRDRPGEVVVARNGSPIVLGIGEKEMFAASDVAALVRYTRQVVHLEDGELAVLKADGFHTFSSDARETAKEPLTVDWDAGHYDTGGYEHYLLKEISEQPETMTRTMSGRLDERFHVAHLGGLNMDARETRSFRRVKIIGCGSAYYSGQIGAQLIEELARIPADAEPASEFRYRNPVVDPDTLYVAISQSGETYDTLAAVQELKRKGGRVIGIVNAVGSAIAREVDGGIYLHAGPEVSVASTKAFTSTSVAFALLALHLGRVRDLSPADGRRIVEGLRRLPGQIEEILAQGDKIAELAQKYAKHPSMMFVGRVRGYPVAREGAQKLKEISYVHAEAYPASELKHGPLALIGPEMPTVAIVPDDELLDKNLTTLGEIRARGGQVVMVGHREPDAKLADDVIVIPKNEIELDPILLTIPLQLLAYHAAVALGRDVDKPRNLAKSVTVE
- a CDS encoding SAM-dependent methyltransferase, with the translated sequence MRQFDHETPNLARMYDYMLGGKDNFAVDRQAIEQLAELIPEAVPLARANRAFLQRAVRYVAADGVRQFLDLGSGLPTQGSAHEVAPEARVVYVDHDPVVAAHAKALLGRSSRAAFVQADLLDADAVLAKAGAFLDLRRPVGVLLVSILHFLPDSAGPQRVVARLRERLAPGSHLVITHATSMGRLEDERRYRGASTEEPGAGTDRTPAEIRAFFGDFPLEPPGLVQAVDWRPDRPKLVGDWSLPSSLMAGVGKKPL
- a CDS encoding Bug family tripartite tricarboxylate transporter substrate binding protein — translated: MRRRQFFAGGLAVAVCAVGCGTERAPGGAAGLRARFSINPEGRRWARVGQVFAGAARAAGYQLGAGTKVTLTGLPALAAAEVNGRQALLTTTTPLARLSGEVEVVVVSGKSRFRDFEDFGAHLVAKPGQTPLVGGPQGEPDHLLFGLIAKGLGADTRRMDYTGYPSSEEAATALLSGKATAAAGLLADWRPGIGAGRVRALAVSTARRVPDLDTPTLLESGVRVDFADWVAAFGPEAMPDGAREAAIRMCDDVTGSPAWDAACRSEGWISIPLSGEDFELWLSTEVERTRAVLRDLGLLDKP